A genomic stretch from Aedes albopictus strain Foshan chromosome 2, AalbF5, whole genome shotgun sequence includes:
- the LOC109429892 gene encoding rho guanine nucleotide exchange factor 9 isoform X4: MDSSQPQSTVQAQYSFKGSNNDELCFTKGDIITLTQREEGGWWEGTLGDKTGWFPSNYVKEYAGPLPLSETIRPPEDIQAFRSVVFRDLLESERAHVAELRGLVENFLEPLQSSQILNLDEYTQLMCNFVEIVEMHEDFLQNLEESNDRVGKVFLTNAPTMKKIHQCYCAAHPRAIIIVDKYRDDLNAFMEKQGAAKPGLLVLTTGLSKPFRRLDKYSAILQELERHMESCHADRGDTQRSIAVYKDIASSCSATRRQKELELQILTGPIRGWQGQELSTLGEIIHMGSVAVGPEHKDRYFVLFPQTLLILSVSQRMSAFKYEGKLPLTGISVNRLEDSEQLKNAFEITGSLIDRIVAVCQGPNEANKWVDLLGAKLTGGGGGGGAGDGQPGKDMKRIVSSSAVNIPQPPPHSKETLDSRGYSTRVSVCAYSQNFQPTFPPSSYPPTAPYAALTSFFRQLVKAGAMSRYIVQALLYPQITQDIDFSDVVMRRKHRTTVRMYRRDREAEMNREESNGEGKSGSEDSCTSSCSGRSNNLERQNALDYGDEDPYETITFFTGRKNDSSATREGTVYESYIEQAEDADDEQDKSFFFIQGQSVSEERKSIEIHGSHIIGSKAIPCLKVNDCESFDSGEGRGLVGSVHTSTARLHLGEIKQQCSEQSQVSSFEHRVGHGRMACEDLVNLDDSMKIKHSLQQKPIIEERHSMPTLFVGNRFASSSITEIYIPSWKDQQEVQQQQQLKQKPVDSPAVNRTSVHSSSLDIPASEATISVPDNVSAELLYNFHNTISRVSSAVSCKIPLSNPSSDVGCLSREMSPFQRAIVRRIIHPISLAGGV; the protein is encoded by the exons aTGGACAGTTCGCAGCCACAGTCCACCGTCCAGGCGCagtattccttcaagggttcgaACAATGACGAGCTGTGCTTCACCAAGGGCGACATCATCACACTTACCCAGCGCGAAGAGGGCGGCTGGTGGGAAGGCACCCTTGGCGACAAAACGGGCTGGTTCCCGAGCAACTACGTCAAGGAGTACGCCG GTCCACTACCGCTATCGGAGACGATACGTCCACCGGAAGACATTCAGGCTTTCCGATCGGTTGTGTTTCGAGATCTGCTGGAAAGCGAAAGGGCACACGTAGCGGAGCTGAGAGGGTTggtggaaaacttcctggagcctCTGCAGAGTAGTCAAAT ATTAAATTTGGATGAGTATACACAGTTGATGTGTAATTTCGTCGAGATTGTTGAAATGCACGAAGACTTTCTTCAAAACCTAGAAGAATCGAATGATCGCGTCGGAAAAGTATTCCTTACGAATGCACCCACCATGAAGAAGATCCACCAATGTTATTGTGCGGCTCACCCTCGTGCCATTATTATCGTTGACAAATATCG CGATGACCTCAATGCGTTCATGGAAAAGCAAGGAGCGGCCAAGCCGGGTCTATTAGTACTAACAACCGGACTATCAAAACCGTTCCGCCGACTGGATAAGTATTCTGCCATTCTGCAAGAGCTTGAACGACACATGGAGAGTTGTCATGCCGATCGAGGTGACACTCAGCGTAGTATAGCAGTTTACAAGGACATCGCTTCGTCCTGTTCGGCAACGCGTAGGCAAAAAGAACTGGAACTGCAAATCCTAACCGGGCCGATTCGCGGGTGGCAGGGCCAAGAACTGAGCACCCTAGGGGAAATCATCCACATGGGTAGTGTGGCGGTTGGTCCCGAACACAAGGATCGCTACTTTGTCCTCTTTCCGCAAACGTTACTCATTCTAAGTGTTAGTCAGAGGATGAGCGCTTTCAAGTATGAGGGAAAACTTCCCCTGACCGGTATCAGTGTGAATCGTTTGGAAGATTCCGAACAGTTGAAGAACGCATTTGAGATTACGGGATCGCTGATCGATCGGATTGTGGCCGTTTGTCAGGGACCGAATGAGGCTAACAAATGGGTCGATCTACTCGGGGCGAAGCTGACTggcggaggaggaggaggaggagcagGCGATGGCCAACCGGGAAAGGATATGAAGCGAATCGTTAGCAGTTCGGCGGTCAACATTCCCCAGCCTCCACCTCAT AGTAAAGAAACGCTCGACTCACGGGGATATAGCACCCGCGTGTCCGTATGTGCATACAGTCAGAACTTCCAGCCGACTTTTCCACCTAGCTCTTACCCGCCGACGGCACCGTACGCAGCCCTAACGTCCTTCTTTCGACAACTGGTCAAAGCTGGCGCCATGTCCCGGTACATTGTGCAGGCGCTGCTCTACCCCCAAATCACGCAGGACATCGACTTTAGCGATGTAGTGATGCGCCGGAAGCATCGAACCACCGTTCGAATGTACCGCCGGGACCGCGAAGCGGAGATGAACAGAGAAGAATCTAACGGGGAGGGGAAATCCGGGAGCGAGGATTCGTGTACTTCGTCATGCTCAGGTAGATCGAACAATCTGGAACGCCAGAATGCGTTGGATTACGGTGACGAAGATCCATATGAAACGATTACCTTCTTCACAGGCCGGAAAAATGACTCAAGTGCAACTCGGGAAGGGACGGTTTACGAAAGCTACATCGAACAGGCGGAAGACGCCGACGACGAGCAGGATAAGTCGTTTTTCTTCATTCAGGGTCAATCGGTGAGCGAGGAGAGAAAGAGTATCGAGATTCATGGTTCGCATATCATTGGTTCTAAAGCGATTCCCTGTTTGAAAGTGAACGACTGCGAGTCGTTCGACAGTGGCGAGGGTCGAGGCTTAGTAGGCTCTGTACATACTTCCACGGCACGATTGCACCTAGGGGAGATCAAACAGCAGTGCTCGGAGCAGTCTCAAGTATCTAGTTTTGAGCATAGAGTAGGCCATGGCCGTATGGCGTGTGAGGATTTAGTGAACTTAGATGATTCCATGAAGATCAAACATTCGCTTCAACAGAAACCAATAATCGAGGAAAGGCACAGCATGCCTACTTTGTTCGTTGGGAATCGTTTCGCAAGTTCTTCGATTACTGAGATCTATATCCCTTCGTGGAAGGATCAACAAGAagtacaacagcaacaacaactcaAGCAGAAACCCGTAGATAGCCCTGCCGTTAACCGCACCAGTGTACATTCCAGTTCGCTCGATATTCCAGCATCCGAAGCAACCATTTCCGTGCCGGACAACGTATCCGCTGAGCTTTTATATAACTTTCACAATACGATATCGAGAGTCTCATCAGCGGTGTCGTGCAAAATCCCTTTGTCTAACCCGAGTTCCGACGTAGGCTGTTTGTCCCGTGAGATGTCACCATTCC AAAGGGCAATAGTGAGGAGGATCATCCATCCAATAAGTCTAGCAGGAGGTGTGTGA